Proteins from a genomic interval of Gluconacetobacter diazotrophicus PA1 5:
- a CDS encoding transporter substrate-binding domain-containing protein: MSRPKAAGVRSGARKVGGILAGCVLSLLPLCIGQGAQARALADIRASGHLNIGVNPALPPLAAYDSRNVIEGFDVDVGTALAARLGVSPRLVPVSSSGRIPYLMAGKVDVVLGGLTRTPERAAAIAFSAPLYAEEFAIIAPAVSRVGGLDDLASGRVRMVEVRGSTAVPFLRTHAPKAPILLLGSYPDAVRALAQGRGDAMVDVIEYVGRFLAAEPQAGWTIQRGFAPAAGEDCVGVAQSDTDLLRVVDGTLADLKRDGTIQAAYRRWFGVSMATPAEGRP, encoded by the coding sequence ATGTCGCGGCCAAAGGCTGCCGGGGTGCGTTCCGGCGCGCGGAAAGTGGGCGGGATTCTGGCCGGCTGCGTCCTGTCGCTCTTGCCGCTGTGCATCGGCCAGGGCGCCCAGGCGCGGGCGCTGGCCGATATCCGCGCCAGCGGTCATCTGAATATCGGTGTCAACCCGGCGCTTCCGCCGCTGGCGGCATATGATTCGCGCAACGTGATCGAGGGATTCGACGTGGATGTCGGAACCGCGCTGGCGGCGCGGCTGGGGGTGTCGCCCCGTTTGGTTCCGGTATCGTCGAGCGGGCGCATTCCCTACCTGATGGCGGGCAAGGTGGACGTGGTGCTGGGTGGGCTGACCCGCACGCCTGAACGCGCGGCCGCCATTGCGTTCTCGGCGCCGCTCTATGCCGAGGAATTCGCCATCATCGCCCCGGCGGTATCCAGGGTGGGGGGGCTGGACGACCTGGCGTCCGGACGGGTGCGGATGGTCGAGGTCCGGGGTTCCACGGCGGTGCCGTTCCTGCGGACGCATGCGCCGAAGGCACCGATCCTTCTGCTGGGCAGCTATCCGGATGCCGTGCGCGCCCTGGCCCAGGGGCGGGGTGACGCCATGGTGGACGTCATCGAATATGTCGGCCGGTTTCTGGCGGCCGAACCCCAGGCCGGATGGACGATCCAGCGCGGCTTCGCCCCCGCCGCGGGCGAGGATTGCGTGGGCGTCGCCCAGTCCGACACCGATCTTCTGCGCGTGGTCGACGGGACGCTGGCCGACCTGAAGCGGGATGGAACAATCCAGGCCGCCTATCGTCGCTGGTTCGGCGTGTCCATGGCCACCCCGGCGGAGGGACGTCCATGA
- a CDS encoding 2Fe-2S iron-sulfur cluster-binding protein, which yields MPEPIPPGNENRSVPFLFEGRAMQAPEGEPLAAVLRRAGIVALGVSPRDGTPRGAFCFMGSCQECRVLIDGTLAYACRATVRRDMKVTAYVAS from the coding sequence TTGCCCGAACCGATTCCTCCCGGGAACGAAAACCGTTCCGTCCCTTTTCTCTTCGAAGGACGCGCCATGCAGGCGCCAGAGGGCGAACCCCTGGCCGCCGTCCTGCGGCGGGCGGGAATCGTGGCACTGGGTGTTTCCCCCCGCGACGGCACGCCGCGCGGCGCCTTCTGCTTCATGGGCAGTTGCCAGGAATGCCGCGTCCTGATCGACGGCACCCTTGCCTATGCCTGCCGTGCCACGGTGCGGCGGGACATGAAGGTCACAGCCTATGTCGCCTCCTGA
- a CDS encoding amino acid ABC transporter permease: MTALHFQPVLQRLPFLLGGAATTVLLSVASFGAGLLLAGGLAVLRAEGPKAGQRFSTIYSTIMTNTPQLSQIFAIFYCLALLGVMVSPFASVFIGMALNAAGYLADIVTTGLGRVPPLYHDAAASLGLTRRQAYMRVIFPHALQTMAPALANHFQIMILGSSMASIFGVEDLTGRAYDVGSTTFRILEVMLVAGVLYALLSVALTGLFALGRRLFEAAA; the protein is encoded by the coding sequence ATGACGGCGCTGCATTTCCAGCCGGTCCTGCAACGCCTGCCGTTCCTGCTGGGGGGCGCCGCGACGACGGTTCTTCTGTCCGTCGCGTCCTTTGGTGCCGGCCTTCTGCTGGCGGGTGGCCTTGCGGTCCTGCGCGCCGAGGGGCCGAAGGCGGGGCAGCGGTTCAGCACGATCTACAGCACGATCATGACCAACACGCCGCAGCTTTCGCAAATCTTCGCGATCTTCTACTGTCTTGCGCTGCTGGGGGTCATGGTGTCTCCATTCGCGTCGGTCTTCATCGGCATGGCGCTGAACGCGGCGGGCTACCTGGCGGATATCGTGACGACGGGGCTGGGCCGGGTGCCCCCGCTTTATCACGATGCGGCGGCTTCGCTGGGGCTGACCCGGCGGCAGGCCTATATGCGCGTCATCTTTCCCCATGCGCTGCAGACGATGGCGCCGGCGCTGGCCAATCATTTCCAGATCATGATCCTAGGCAGTTCGATGGCGTCCATCTTCGGGGTCGAAGATCTGACGGGGCGCGCGTACGATGTCGGGTCGACCACCTTCCGTATTCTGGAGGTGATGCTGGTGGCCGGGGTGCTGTATGCGCTGCTGTCCGTCGCCCTCACGGGGCTGTTCGCCCTGGGGCGCAGGCTGTTCGAGGCCGCGGCATGA